One window from the genome of Oncorhynchus kisutch isolate 150728-3 linkage group LG21, Okis_V2, whole genome shotgun sequence encodes:
- the LOC109866150 gene encoding dnaJ homolog subfamily C member 5 isoform X5 gives MATAGAGPGAGPGTAEPNRPGPQRKMSTTGESLYKVLGLEKGASADDIKRAYRKLALKYHPDKNPDNPEAADKFKEINNANSILNDDGKRRIYEEYGSMGLYVSEQFGEESVKYYFLMSKWWFKTMAVCCTVFSCCCCCCCCCFCCGKCKPPEEDDHYQYVDPEDLEAQIKAETDGGPRAPIVIQPHSITVEIPETSQPAASQPTSKPQQ, from the exons ATGGCCACGGCAGGCGCAGGACCAGGCGCAGGACCAGGCACAGCAGAGCCAAATCGGCCAGGCCCCCAGAGGAAGATGTCCACCACAGGGGAAAGCCTGTACAAGGTGCTAGGCCTGGAGAAAGGAGCTTCCGCTGATGACATCAAGAGAGCTTACAG GAAATTAGCCTTGAAGTACCACCCAGACAAGAACCCAGACAACCCGGAGGCTGCAGATAAGTTTAAAGAGATCAACAACGCCAACTCCATCCTGAACGATGACGGCAAGAGGAGGATCTACGAAGAGTACGGCTCCATGGGTCTCTACGTGTCCGAGCAGTTTGGAGAGGAGAGCGTCAAATACTACTTCCTCATGTCCAAGTGGTGGTTTAAG ACCATGGCTGTGTGCTGCACCGTCTtctcctgctgctgttgctgctgctgttgctgtttcTGCTGTGGGAAGTGCAAGCCGCCGGAGGAGGATGATCACTACCAGTATGTGGACCCAGAGGACCTGGAGGCCCAGATCAAAGCAGAGACGGACGGAG GTCCGCGTGCCCCTATCGTGATCCAGCCGCATTCCATCACCGTTGAGATTCCAGAGACCTCCCagcctgcagccagccagcccaccTCCAAGCCCCAGCAGTGA
- the LOC109866150 gene encoding dnaJ homolog subfamily C member 5 isoform X2 produces MRGQCISNVCHRRNVASYIFINVLLKVNCAFLPEKSSSTSVRALSADRMPIGEFSSECRSATEAKGQGRAEITTSAMATAGAGPGAGPGTAEPNRPGPQRKMSTTGESLYKVLGLEKGASADDIKRAYRKLALKYHPDKNPDNPEAADKFKEINNANSILNDDGKRRIYEEYGSMGLYVSEQFGEESVKYYFLMSKWWFKTMAVCCTVFSCCCCCCCCCFCCGKCKPPEEDDHYQYVDPEDLEAQIKAETDGGPRAPIVIQPHSITVEIPETSQPAASQPTSKPQQ; encoded by the exons ATGCGTGGCCAATGTATTTCTAATGTTTGCCATAGAAggaatgtagccagctacatttttATTAATGTTTTGCTTAAAGTTAATTGTGCATttttaccagagaaaagtagctccacatcagtcagagcgctgtctgctgatagaatgccaATTGGTGAATTCTCATCTGAGTgtagaagtgcaactgaagcaaaAGGCCAAGGCCGAGCAGAAATTACA ACTTCAGCCATGGCCACGGCAGGCGCAGGACCAGGCGCAGGACCAGGCACAGCAGAGCCAAATCGGCCAGGCCCCCAGAGGAAGATGTCCACCACAGGGGAAAGCCTGTACAAGGTGCTAGGCCTGGAGAAAGGAGCTTCCGCTGATGACATCAAGAGAGCTTACAG GAAATTAGCCTTGAAGTACCACCCAGACAAGAACCCAGACAACCCGGAGGCTGCAGATAAGTTTAAAGAGATCAACAACGCCAACTCCATCCTGAACGATGACGGCAAGAGGAGGATCTACGAAGAGTACGGCTCCATGGGTCTCTACGTGTCCGAGCAGTTTGGAGAGGAGAGCGTCAAATACTACTTCCTCATGTCCAAGTGGTGGTTTAAG ACCATGGCTGTGTGCTGCACCGTCTtctcctgctgctgttgctgctgctgttgctgtttcTGCTGTGGGAAGTGCAAGCCGCCGGAGGAGGATGATCACTACCAGTATGTGGACCCAGAGGACCTGGAGGCCCAGATCAAAGCAGAGACGGACGGAG GTCCGCGTGCCCCTATCGTGATCCAGCCGCATTCCATCACCGTTGAGATTCCAGAGACCTCCCagcctgcagccagccagcccaccTCCAAGCCCCAGCAGTGA
- the LOC109866150 gene encoding dnaJ homolog subfamily C member 5 isoform X7, producing the protein MATAGAGPGAGPGTAEPNRPGPQRKMSTTGESLYKVLGLEKGASADDIKRAYRKLALKYHPDKNPDNPEAADKFKEINNANSILNDDGKRRIYEEYGSMGLYVSEQFGEESVKYYFLMSKWWFKTMAVCCTVFSCCCCCCCCCFCCGKCKPPEEDDHYQYVDPEDLEAQIKAETDGGQ; encoded by the exons ATGGCCACGGCAGGCGCAGGACCAGGCGCAGGACCAGGCACAGCAGAGCCAAATCGGCCAGGCCCCCAGAGGAAGATGTCCACCACAGGGGAAAGCCTGTACAAGGTGCTAGGCCTGGAGAAAGGAGCTTCCGCTGATGACATCAAGAGAGCTTACAG GAAATTAGCCTTGAAGTACCACCCAGACAAGAACCCAGACAACCCGGAGGCTGCAGATAAGTTTAAAGAGATCAACAACGCCAACTCCATCCTGAACGATGACGGCAAGAGGAGGATCTACGAAGAGTACGGCTCCATGGGTCTCTACGTGTCCGAGCAGTTTGGAGAGGAGAGCGTCAAATACTACTTCCTCATGTCCAAGTGGTGGTTTAAG ACCATGGCTGTGTGCTGCACCGTCTtctcctgctgctgttgctgctgctgttgctgtttcTGCTGTGGGAAGTGCAAGCCGCCGGAGGAGGATGATCACTACCAGTATGTGGACCCAGAGGACCTGGAGGCCCAGATCAAAGCAGAGACGGACGGAG GACAGTGA
- the LOC109866150 gene encoding dnaJ homolog subfamily C member 5 isoform X4: MATAGAGPGAGPGTAEPNRPGPQRKMSTTGESLYKVLGLEKGASADDIKRAYRKLALKYHPDKNPDNPEAADKFKEINNANSILNDDGKRRIYEEYGSMGLYVSEQFGEESVKYYFLMSKWWFKTMAVCCTVFSCCCCCCCCCFCCGKCKPPEEDDHYQYVDPEDLEAQIKAETDGGDTVIIVQPIPVAVPIAVSSPVAESISLGPAISLGPAISLGPAISLGPAISLGPASPVGDNPTSPVAAENPGETLPESK, encoded by the exons ATGGCCACGGCAGGCGCAGGACCAGGCGCAGGACCAGGCACAGCAGAGCCAAATCGGCCAGGCCCCCAGAGGAAGATGTCCACCACAGGGGAAAGCCTGTACAAGGTGCTAGGCCTGGAGAAAGGAGCTTCCGCTGATGACATCAAGAGAGCTTACAG GAAATTAGCCTTGAAGTACCACCCAGACAAGAACCCAGACAACCCGGAGGCTGCAGATAAGTTTAAAGAGATCAACAACGCCAACTCCATCCTGAACGATGACGGCAAGAGGAGGATCTACGAAGAGTACGGCTCCATGGGTCTCTACGTGTCCGAGCAGTTTGGAGAGGAGAGCGTCAAATACTACTTCCTCATGTCCAAGTGGTGGTTTAAG ACCATGGCTGTGTGCTGCACCGTCTtctcctgctgctgttgctgctgctgttgctgtttcTGCTGTGGGAAGTGCAAGCCGCCGGAGGAGGATGATCACTACCAGTATGTGGACCCAGAGGACCTGGAGGCCCAGATCAAAGCAGAGACGGACGGAG GTGACACGGTAATCATTGTCCAGCCCATACCTGTAGCCGTACCTATAGCTGTATCGAGCCCTGTGGCTGAGAGCATCAGCCTAGGCCCTGCCATCAGCCTAGGCCCTGCCATCAGCCTAGGCCCTGCCATCAGCCTAGGCCCTGCCATCAGCCTAGGCCCTGCCAGTCCAGTAGGTGACAACCCGACCAGTCCAGTGGCTGCTGAGAACCCAGGCGAAACGCTGCCGGAGTCTAAATGA
- the LOC109866150 gene encoding dnaJ homolog subfamily C member 5 isoform X1 has product MPIGEFSSECRSATEAKGQGRAEITTSAMATAGAGPGAGPGTAEPNRPGPQRKMSTTGESLYKVLGLEKGASADDIKRAYRKLALKYHPDKNPDNPEAADKFKEINNANSILNDDGKRRIYEEYGSMGLYVSEQFGEESVKYYFLMSKWWFKTMAVCCTVFSCCCCCCCCCFCCGKCKPPEEDDHYQYVDPEDLEAQIKAETDGGDTVIIVQPIPVAVPIAVSSPVAESISLGPAISLGPAISLGPAISLGPAISLGPASPVGDNPTSPVAAENPGETLPESK; this is encoded by the exons atgccaATTGGTGAATTCTCATCTGAGTgtagaagtgcaactgaagcaaaAGGCCAAGGCCGAGCAGAAATTACA ACTTCAGCCATGGCCACGGCAGGCGCAGGACCAGGCGCAGGACCAGGCACAGCAGAGCCAAATCGGCCAGGCCCCCAGAGGAAGATGTCCACCACAGGGGAAAGCCTGTACAAGGTGCTAGGCCTGGAGAAAGGAGCTTCCGCTGATGACATCAAGAGAGCTTACAG GAAATTAGCCTTGAAGTACCACCCAGACAAGAACCCAGACAACCCGGAGGCTGCAGATAAGTTTAAAGAGATCAACAACGCCAACTCCATCCTGAACGATGACGGCAAGAGGAGGATCTACGAAGAGTACGGCTCCATGGGTCTCTACGTGTCCGAGCAGTTTGGAGAGGAGAGCGTCAAATACTACTTCCTCATGTCCAAGTGGTGGTTTAAG ACCATGGCTGTGTGCTGCACCGTCTtctcctgctgctgttgctgctgctgttgctgtttcTGCTGTGGGAAGTGCAAGCCGCCGGAGGAGGATGATCACTACCAGTATGTGGACCCAGAGGACCTGGAGGCCCAGATCAAAGCAGAGACGGACGGAG GTGACACGGTAATCATTGTCCAGCCCATACCTGTAGCCGTACCTATAGCTGTATCGAGCCCTGTGGCTGAGAGCATCAGCCTAGGCCCTGCCATCAGCCTAGGCCCTGCCATCAGCCTAGGCCCTGCCATCAGCCTAGGCCCTGCCATCAGCCTAGGCCCTGCCAGTCCAGTAGGTGACAACCCGACCAGTCCAGTGGCTGCTGAGAACCCAGGCGAAACGCTGCCGGAGTCTAAATGA
- the LOC109866150 gene encoding dnaJ homolog subfamily C member 5 isoform X6, whose protein sequence is MATAGAGPGAGPGTAEPNRPGPQRKMSTTGESLYKVLGLEKGASADDIKRAYRKLALKYHPDKNPDNPEAADKFKEINNANSILNDDGKRRIYEEYGSMGLYVSEQFGEESVKYYFLMSKWWFKTMAVCCTVFSCCCCCCCCCFCCGKCKPPEEDDHYQYVDPEDLEAQIKAETDGEHRSRRGAD, encoded by the exons ATGGCCACGGCAGGCGCAGGACCAGGCGCAGGACCAGGCACAGCAGAGCCAAATCGGCCAGGCCCCCAGAGGAAGATGTCCACCACAGGGGAAAGCCTGTACAAGGTGCTAGGCCTGGAGAAAGGAGCTTCCGCTGATGACATCAAGAGAGCTTACAG GAAATTAGCCTTGAAGTACCACCCAGACAAGAACCCAGACAACCCGGAGGCTGCAGATAAGTTTAAAGAGATCAACAACGCCAACTCCATCCTGAACGATGACGGCAAGAGGAGGATCTACGAAGAGTACGGCTCCATGGGTCTCTACGTGTCCGAGCAGTTTGGAGAGGAGAGCGTCAAATACTACTTCCTCATGTCCAAGTGGTGGTTTAAG ACCATGGCTGTGTGCTGCACCGTCTtctcctgctgctgttgctgctgctgttgctgtttcTGCTGTGGGAAGTGCAAGCCGCCGGAGGAGGATGATCACTACCAGTATGTGGACCCAGAGGACCTGGAGGCCCAGATCAAAGCAGAGACGGACGGAG AGCATAGGAGCCGGAGAGGAGCCGATTAG
- the LOC109866150 gene encoding dnaJ homolog subfamily C member 5 isoform X3, which translates to MPIGEFSSECRSATEAKGQGRAEITTSAMATAGAGPGAGPGTAEPNRPGPQRKMSTTGESLYKVLGLEKGASADDIKRAYRKLALKYHPDKNPDNPEAADKFKEINNANSILNDDGKRRIYEEYGSMGLYVSEQFGEESVKYYFLMSKWWFKTMAVCCTVFSCCCCCCCCCFCCGKCKPPEEDDHYQYVDPEDLEAQIKAETDGEHRSRRGAD; encoded by the exons atgccaATTGGTGAATTCTCATCTGAGTgtagaagtgcaactgaagcaaaAGGCCAAGGCCGAGCAGAAATTACA ACTTCAGCCATGGCCACGGCAGGCGCAGGACCAGGCGCAGGACCAGGCACAGCAGAGCCAAATCGGCCAGGCCCCCAGAGGAAGATGTCCACCACAGGGGAAAGCCTGTACAAGGTGCTAGGCCTGGAGAAAGGAGCTTCCGCTGATGACATCAAGAGAGCTTACAG GAAATTAGCCTTGAAGTACCACCCAGACAAGAACCCAGACAACCCGGAGGCTGCAGATAAGTTTAAAGAGATCAACAACGCCAACTCCATCCTGAACGATGACGGCAAGAGGAGGATCTACGAAGAGTACGGCTCCATGGGTCTCTACGTGTCCGAGCAGTTTGGAGAGGAGAGCGTCAAATACTACTTCCTCATGTCCAAGTGGTGGTTTAAG ACCATGGCTGTGTGCTGCACCGTCTtctcctgctgctgttgctgctgctgttgctgtttcTGCTGTGGGAAGTGCAAGCCGCCGGAGGAGGATGATCACTACCAGTATGTGGACCCAGAGGACCTGGAGGCCCAGATCAAAGCAGAGACGGACGGAG AGCATAGGAGCCGGAGAGGAGCCGATTAG